GGGCCGGATTGTCTTTCCTTTCTTATTGTGCCGCCGGTCGCGGCCATGCTATTCTCCGCCCGTCGTGCGACTCTCGACCGCTGGCAAAGGATTTGGGAGCGCCCGCCGACTACCCATCATGGAAAAAGAGACGGTCCTACTCATCGAGGATGAGAAAAACATCATCGAGCTGATGCGCTACCACGTGGAGGCGCAGGGGCTGCGTCTTCTCAGCGTGACCGATGGGCGCAAGGGCGTGGAGGCCGCGCTCCGGGAAAAGCCCTCGCTGATTTTACTCGACCTCATGCTTCCGGAAATGAACGGCCTGGAAGTCTGCAAGACGCTCAAAGAAAATTACAAGACGCGCGAAATTCCGATCATCATGGTCACGGCGAAAGCTGAAGAGGCCGACATCGTGCTCGGCCTCGAGCTGGGCGCGGACGATTATGTCACCAAGCCATTCAGCCCGCGCCAGCTCACGGCGCGCATCAAGGCGGCTCTCCGCCGCCGGCGTCCCGCCGCGCCCGCGCAGGACCGCGTCATTAAAAGCGGCGAGATTGAACTCGATACCGCGCGCCATGCCGTCACCGTGGAAGGAAAACCCGTTACGCTCACTTCCAAAGAATTCACCCTGCTTCAATTCCTCATGGATTCCGCCGACCGCGTGGTGTCGCGGGAAAGCATCCTCGACCACGTGTGGGGCCACGACACGTCGCTCGACCTGGAGCCCCGGGTCGTGGACAAGCACATCGGGGAACTGAGAAAAAAAATCAAGGGCGAGTCCGCCCGCATCGTCACCATCAAAAATTTCGGATACCGTTTCGAATCTTAGCGTTCTTAATACGCAACCGTGATCCCAAGGGAGGGGAAAATGAGAGGCGCAAAAGGAATTTTACTGTTTGTTTGCGGCGTGCTGGCGTCGTCAGGAACAGCTTCGGCGGATGTCGCCGTGAGCCCGGCCGATTTCCAGGCCATGGCCGAGAGAATGGACCGCATGGAAACGATCATGAAAGGCATGTCGGAAACCATCCGCGTGCAGGGCGAGCGCATCGTCGAGCTCGAAGGCCGCAGCGGCGGAGTCCAGGTCGCGGGAGAAGCGGCGACTGCCCCCATGCCGGGCGATCAGAGCGCTTTTCAGGAGAATCTGAAAAAAGAGATCGGCGATTACAAATGGCTGAAAGGCATGCGCCAGTCCGGAGACCTGCGCCTGCGTTACGAAGCCACCAACGAGCAGCACAACTCCGCGCTCAATGACCGCAACCGCTTCCGTTTCCGGCTCCGTTACCAGATCGAAAAAGATTTCGGCGACGACTTCACCGGAGGCCTGCGCCTGGTTTCCGGCGCGCGCAATTATGATCCCACGGCAGGCGCGACCGGCGAAACGATCGGCCAGATCAACAGTACCAACCAGACCTTCGACAACAACTTCGACTATAAAGCCATCAGCATCGATAAGGCGTGGGCGACTTACACGCCGGGCTGGGCCGTTCGCGGGCCCGTGAAGAAATTCGAAGTGACGGGCGGCAAATGGAAAAATCCTTTCGAGGAAGGCTCGAGCGTCATGATCTGGGACCGCGACGTCACGCCGGAAGGGATTTACGAACAGGCGCTCGTGAAGGGCTTCGAGACCGAAAACTGGAAAACGGACTTCGTCGCGACCGCGGGGCAGATGGTGCTCGAAGAAGGAAGCGGAACCTTTCATGACGACGCGGAACTGTGGGCCGTGCAGGGCGGCCTCAAGCACGAGATCAGCGTGCGCGGCCTCGCGCAGCCGGTCGAGGTCAAGAACCTGATGTCGTATTACAACTACAGCGATTTCACGCGCGTGGGAAATTTCCAGGCCGCGGCCGGAAACCCGGCCTGCGCGGGCGGCACGACGCTTTGCGCCGGCGATTTCGACGTGCTGGAAACTTACAACGA
The DNA window shown above is from Verrucomicrobiia bacterium and carries:
- a CDS encoding response regulator transcription factor, with translation MEKETVLLIEDEKNIIELMRYHVEAQGLRLLSVTDGRKGVEAALREKPSLILLDLMLPEMNGLEVCKTLKENYKTREIPIIMVTAKAEEADIVLGLELGADDYVTKPFSPRQLTARIKAALRRRRPAAPAQDRVIKSGEIELDTARHAVTVEGKPVTLTSKEFTLLQFLMDSADRVVSRESILDHVWGHDTSLDLEPRVVDKHIGELRKKIKGESARIVTIKNFGYRFES
- a CDS encoding putative porin; amino-acid sequence: MRGAKGILLFVCGVLASSGTASADVAVSPADFQAMAERMDRMETIMKGMSETIRVQGERIVELEGRSGGVQVAGEAATAPMPGDQSAFQENLKKEIGDYKWLKGMRQSGDLRLRYEATNEQHNSALNDRNRFRFRLRYQIEKDFGDDFTGGLRLVSGARNYDPTAGATGETIGQINSTNQTFDNNFDYKAISIDKAWATYTPGWAVRGPVKKFEVTGGKWKNPFEEGSSVMIWDRDVTPEGIYEQALVKGFETENWKTDFVATAGQMVLEEGSGTFHDDAELWAVQGGLKHEISVRGLAQPVEVKNLMSYYNYSDFTRVGNFQAAAGNPACAGGTTLCAGDFDVLETYNEAGFLLGPLPKMTLFFDWAANLNEMAASFDGAAQAAGMDDAWGTGLKLGGIKKKGSWEAAYEYYNIEPNSVPGIFSESDFGGADRRGSVVRLSYALTNNLVFNSAAFFTNRVTGGGINPDNEREVFQADLVWKI